A region from the Hominilimicola fabiformis genome encodes:
- a CDS encoding MATE family efflux transporter, whose product MDQTFMKEKKILPLVLSMALPMIISMAVNSLYNIIDSFFVAKVSENAMTALSLVYPIQNLVNSIAVGFGVGINAVVAFHLGAGEMQNADRATTYGLFLSFIHGLILTFFSIFGMPYFVKMFTTDTDVINLAVMYSTIVFSFSTIVNVGIAFEKIFQAVGRMNVSMISMICGCVTNIILDPLMIFGLGPFPAMGIQGAALATGIGQTITLIIYFIFYFASPIQAKFRISLLKSGKRLLKRLYSIGVPAMLNMALPSLLITALNGILSEFSGSYVLVLGVYYKLQTFIYLTANGLIQGIRPIIGYNYGAGEHKRVKQIYNTALLLSAIIMALGTALSWIMPSTLFGMFTANPATLKLGVTALNIISIGFIVSAVSVTSSGALEGLGKGMPSLWISLFRYIIIIIPAAFVFSRFFGAVGVWISFPFAEFVTAVFAYFIYHKASKRI is encoded by the coding sequence ATGGATCAAACGTTTATGAAAGAAAAAAAGATATTGCCGCTTGTGCTTTCAATGGCTTTACCTATGATAATATCTATGGCGGTAAATTCACTGTACAATATCATCGACAGTTTTTTTGTCGCAAAAGTGAGCGAAAACGCAATGACCGCACTTTCGCTTGTCTACCCAATTCAAAATCTTGTCAATTCTATCGCAGTCGGATTTGGTGTAGGCATAAATGCGGTAGTTGCATTCCATCTCGGTGCGGGCGAAATGCAGAACGCAGACAGAGCAACAACTTACGGATTGTTTCTAAGCTTTATACACGGACTTATACTTACCTTCTTTTCAATATTCGGTATGCCGTACTTCGTAAAAATGTTCACAACCGATACAGATGTTATCAATCTTGCCGTAATGTACTCAACTATCGTGTTTTCATTTTCAACAATAGTAAATGTCGGCATAGCATTTGAAAAGATTTTCCAAGCAGTCGGCAGAATGAACGTATCAATGATAAGTATGATATGCGGTTGTGTCACAAACATTATTCTTGACCCGTTAATGATATTCGGCTTAGGACCTTTTCCCGCTATGGGTATTCAAGGTGCGGCACTTGCCACAGGTATAGGACAGACTATAACGCTTATCATTTACTTCATATTCTACTTTGCAAGTCCTATTCAGGCAAAATTCAGAATAAGTCTGCTCAAATCCGGCAAACGACTTCTGAAAAGGTTATACTCAATCGGTGTACCGGCTATGCTTAATATGGCACTTCCGTCATTGCTTATAACGGCACTTAACGGAATACTTTCCGAATTTTCAGGCTCATATGTTCTTGTACTCGGTGTATACTACAAACTTCAAACATTTATATACCTAACCGCCAACGGTCTTATTCAAGGTATCAGACCTATCATAGGCTATAACTACGGTGCAGGTGAACACAAACGTGTTAAGCAAATATATAACACCGCACTTTTGCTGTCGGCAATAATTATGGCTTTGGGTACTGCACTTTCGTGGATTATGCCGTCTACACTGTTCGGAATGTTTACTGCAAACCCTGCCACGCTTAAATTAGGCGTTACGGCACTTAACATTATCAGTATAGGATTTATCGTATCAGCTGTATCCGTAACGTCCTCCGGTGCTTTGGAGGGGCTTGGAAAAGGTATGCCGTCATTGTGGATTTCGCTTTTTAGATATATAATAATCATAATTCCAGCTGCTTTCGTTTTCAGTAGATTTTTCGGTGCAGTAGGCGTATGGATAAGCTTTCCGTTCGCCGAATTTGTCACAGCCGTTTTTGCGTATTTTATTTATCATAAAGCAAGCAAGAGAATATAA
- a CDS encoding DUF1015 domain-containing protein: MAIFKPADILIPQNVDFTKWSVVACDQYTSEREYWEDVKNIVGDSPSTLNIIFPEVYLEDGDGDERIKKINSTMEEYINKGIFRELKDTFIYVKRTQPNGKTRHGIVGMLDLEEYDFSKGSQSKVRATEGTIIERIPPRQRIRKNAPLEAPHILILIDDREKAVVEPLENQINDFEKIYDFDLMKNSGHIVGYNVNESAKKNILDAIEKLGDKADFEAKYGVKDKGVLMFAAGDGNHSLATAKTCWEEIKKELSEEEIKTHPARFALVELMNIHDETLEFEPIQRVIFETEPKKLLDELVAFYGAEYEDNGGQRIDYTYGGNEGSIYIKNTDSNLPVGTLQKFLDKYLAENGGKIDYIHGNDVVRNLAKADNTIGFMVDSMEKNDLFTTVIKDGSLPRKTFSMGEAADKRFYLECKKIR, from the coding sequence ATGGCAATTTTTAAACCGGCGGACATACTTATTCCGCAAAATGTTGATTTCACAAAGTGGAGCGTTGTGGCGTGTGACCAATACACGTCTGAAAGAGAATATTGGGAAGATGTAAAAAATATTGTCGGCGACAGTCCGTCAACATTGAATATTATTTTCCCTGAGGTTTATCTTGAGGACGGTGACGGAGACGAACGTATCAAGAAGATAAACAGCACAATGGAGGAGTATATAAATAAGGGTATTTTCAGAGAATTAAAGGACACGTTTATATATGTAAAACGTACTCAGCCGAACGGAAAAACACGTCACGGTATTGTCGGAATGCTTGATCTTGAAGAATACGATTTTTCAAAAGGCTCACAGTCAAAAGTTCGTGCAACTGAGGGTACAATTATCGAACGTATTCCGCCAAGACAGCGTATAAGAAAAAATGCACCGCTTGAGGCACCGCATATCCTGATACTTATTGATGACAGAGAAAAAGCGGTTGTTGAACCGCTTGAAAATCAGATAAATGATTTTGAAAAGATTTATGATTTTGACCTTATGAAAAATTCGGGACATATCGTGGGTTATAATGTAAATGAAAGTGCAAAGAAGAATATACTTGATGCAATAGAAAAACTCGGCGATAAGGCTGATTTTGAGGCGAAATACGGTGTTAAGGATAAGGGCGTGTTGATGTTCGCGGCAGGTGACGGAAATCATTCTCTTGCAACCGCAAAGACTTGTTGGGAAGAAATTAAAAAGGAACTTTCAGAGGAAGAAATTAAAACTCACCCTGCACGTTTTGCGTTGGTTGAGCTTATGAATATCCACGACGAAACACTTGAATTTGAACCTATTCAACGTGTAATATTTGAAACAGAGCCGAAGAAATTGCTTGATGAACTTGTTGCGTTTTACGGTGCGGAATATGAAGATAACGGCGGTCAGCGTATTGATTATACATACGGCGGTAATGAGGGCAGTATCTATATTAAGAATACAGACTCAAATCTTCCTGTCGGAACACTTCAAAAATTTCTTGATAAGTACCTTGCCGAAAACGGCGGTAAAATTGATTATATCCACGGAAACGACGTTGTAAGAAATCTTGCAAAGGCAGATAATACAATCGGTTTTATGGTTGATTCAATGGAGAAGAACGACTTGTTCACAACAGTTATAAAGGACGGCTCACTTCCGAGAAAAACTTTCTCAATGGGTGAGGCGGCAGATAAGAGATTTTATCTTGAATGTAAGAAAATCAGATAA
- a CDS encoding fumarate hydratase gives MRIINSNDIAEVVKGMCIKANCHINKDIKSALSNSVKTEKSDISKGVIENLLKNAEIADSKEVPICQDTGMAVFFIEIGNEVFVEGDTITDAVNKGVSMGYTDGYLRKSVVRDPLDRVNTKDNTPAVIYYDFVKGDKIKITFAPKGFGSENKSRLKMLNPSDGINGVIDFVIETVKKAGANPCPPMIIGVGIGGTMDKAAQIAKKALTRDIDVPNANPFYAELEKTLLERINKLGIGPQGMGGTTTALAVNVETFPTHIAGLPVAVNVNCHATRHTVEII, from the coding sequence CAAAGCAAATTGTCATATAAACAAAGACATCAAATCTGCACTTAGCAACAGTGTCAAAACCGAAAAATCGGATATTTCAAAAGGTGTTATAGAAAACCTTTTGAAGAATGCCGAAATTGCCGACAGCAAAGAAGTTCCTATTTGTCAGGATACCGGTATGGCGGTGTTCTTTATCGAAATCGGCAATGAAGTTTTTGTTGAGGGTGACACAATAACAGACGCCGTAAACAAGGGTGTTTCAATGGGATATACAGACGGATATTTAAGAAAGTCGGTTGTCCGCGATCCGCTTGACAGAGTGAATACAAAGGATAATACTCCGGCTGTTATTTACTATGACTTCGTTAAAGGCGATAAAATTAAAATCACATTTGCACCGAAGGGCTTCGGCAGTGAAAATAAAAGCAGACTTAAAATGCTTAATCCGTCAGACGGCATAAACGGAGTTATTGACTTCGTTATCGAAACAGTCAAAAAAGCCGGTGCAAACCCTTGTCCGCCTATGATAATCGGCGTAGGTATCGGCGGTACTATGGATAAAGCGGCACAAATTGCTAAAAAGGCTCTTACAAGAGATATTGACGTTCCAAATGCCAATCCTTTTTATGCAGAGCTTGAAAAAACGCTTTTAGAAAGAATAAATAAACTGGGAATAGGTCCTCAGGGTATGGGTGGTACAACAACCGCCCTTGCCGTAAATGTGGAAACATTCCCTACCCACATTGCAGGCTTGCCGGTTGCAGTAAACGTAAACTGTCACGCAACAAGACATACTGTGGAAATTATATAA